Sequence from the Mytilus galloprovincialis chromosome 13, xbMytGall1.hap1.1, whole genome shotgun sequence genome:
ATTGTAAAGCAACTCCCAATAAAGTGTAGGCCTCCGCTATATATCTCACACCTGACATCAAATATTTTTCTCCTAGAACAAGTTTTAAATCTTGAATAGAATCCTGACATTGTCTAACATCATGGAGGTGATAATGACAAAGAATACTAAGGAAATAGGCATACGCTGTGGATGgaaagaaatattgatttttccATCCCTCCATTAAAAGTTCTTCTGGTGTTAACGTTGAATTCATGTGAAACCGTATAACATCTATGAATAATATTTTCCGAAGATAAAGAACACTTTTCTTGTTAAATGACAGCAGTTTAATTGACTGGTAGTGGTTATCTGACAGATTCATTCCCACGAACAGTTTGTCGGAAGTACATTTCGATATAGAATACCTAATAATGTGTAAAGCTTTCCtgtattgctttgttttgtaaaaaagtGAAGCTACCATAAGCCATCCAGAAACAGCGTCATGATAGACATTTGTTAGAAGAGTACTTAAACAggatttgtactgtttgtattgGTAATTATTGTTGATAATTGCACCATCAAGTGGTAAACTCTGAGCTAGATTACTGCAGCTATGTGATATGTAGTATGCATAAAAGTGTATCATTGAAAATTGATGACACCATAGGTTGTGTAATAATCCTGTGTTGAATATATCTAACTCAGAATAAGCTGTTAAGGAACTATTTGCAGTAAACAAATTATTGGATTGCATTATTTTCTTAACGTCATTTACATATAATGTAAATGGTTCAATTGGAAAATTCCACATCGCTACATCAAAGTTAGATAGTTGATCTGAAAGAAAAATGCATCGCCAACCATAGCTGTGTAGCGTGTTCAATTTGTTAAAAAGTACATCACGACCACGGCCCTCTATTTTGTTCTCGAACATGTTGTTTTCTGGAATGAAGTAATGTGAACAAACTGAATGCTCGACACAATAGACTAACCTGCCGAAACATCGCATAAAACAAGTTATAATATTATTAGGCTGCCATACAGATGATGGTAGTTCTTCAGATAtccaaaaaataattgttttaaggaAATATGAACAGAGTAAATCTTTACATTCAGAATCATTTGCTATAACATCTTTCAAAACTATTTTCAAAAGAGCATAGCACATTAATTGGGTGTGAGTAAATGTATTAATTAGAAGTTTTTCAGCCACTGAAAAAGATACTCGCCATTCTAGATCTTCTTTTGGTGATCCGTGAACTCCAATCGGTACAAAAAGTACTCCGTGTTTTAAAATACTGTGTTTGACATTATGACTTGGCCATGAGCTATCTGATCTTGTTATCCAATTTACAGCAGAAGATATCCACGTTTTACAATGTAAAGAAAAGGCATAATCAACAACTCCTTTTCTATCAGTTATACACGGTCCATGAATTTGTTTGCCTTTATCCCCAGACAATAAAATATTTCCCTTATATAATGCACTCGAAAAATAACGTTTACCATTATGTTCTTCACAACATTTCAAAATATACTGATCTCTGCTATATTCTAGCCTCAATAGAGTAAAACCAGGCTTTACATCGTCTGTATCCATGGACAGATAAGTTTTACTTGGATCAAAGTCGGGTTGTTCATCATCATTCACCTTAATAGATTTACTTACTCGCATTAAATCTAAATCACTTCCTCGCATTTCAAGTCCTTCTCCATAGCTTCCACTTGTTATACATGTACCTGACTCGCTTCTTGACAAATTATCTCTAACCGTGTTCATCAATCTGATTGTTTTAACATGTTCTTCTGTGCCTACGATATGTTGACATAGATAGCGATAAAGAGCTAGTGATATGTTGGGTGTAATAGtgtctgaaataaaaaaagtaaaaaaaaaacatggtcgGAACATTTTACAAGATATGTAAACAAAAACTGTACATCTATGAAGTATTCGACAATTTTGATGACAATTAAGTCACTTCTAAGGTATGGTGATGCATTAAAATTGCACATGTTGCATTTTCTATGTGAAAACAGGATAATTTATTgcagtcctgtgttgtcattttgatgttatatttcacatggccataaaagtgcgaggtttggcatgccacaaaaccaggttcaacccaccattttttcctttaaaaatgccctgtaccaagtcaggaatatggtcattgttatattatagttcgtttctgtgtgtattacattataacgttgtgtcgttgttttctcttatttttgagtgtaaattcacattgcgataagacgtgtcacggtacttgtctatcccaaattcatgtatttggttttgatgttatatatatatatgttatatttgttattctcgtgggattttgtctatatgtgttacattttagtgttatgtcgttgttctcctcttatatttaatgcgtttccctcggttttagtttgttatcccgattttgttttttgtccatggatttatgagttttgaacagcggtatactactgttgcctttatttatcaccaccggaccggaatctctgctggtggacaatctgtccccgaggattctaccagtccggtagcctaacagcatgaaaactagtagaacaaaaaatattatactgGATGATACGACGCCCAGGATAAAAAGGTGTCAATCGGCTGTTGTCAAGGACACAACAACACCGATTTTATCAGGTGTCCCAAGGATCATCTTAAATGATGTTATGAAAATGACACACGTGCAGTCTTCTGAATCCTCATTATACTATAAAAATTCAGACAAGTTTGAATATATTCGGCCGTGTACTGTTCAACTTTCAgatattttagatttcaatgaCAACCATCAATATTGCTCTATTTCCAAATGTAaccgtaaaaattgtaaaacctgTGATATACTTATAACTGATACCCACTTTCAAAGTAATTTAACCACCAAAAATTACAATACACATAGTCATGAGGATTTGAATTGCACTGCTTCCTATATTGTATACGGTATTGAATGTACTCTTTGTGGATTGATCTACGTCGGGGAAACTCGACAAAGACTCAATTTTAGGATGAATGATCATCGGTCTAATGTAAATGAtcctaataacaacaaatttctctataaacatttcaatcagcccgaccattctattgtttcaatga
This genomic interval carries:
- the LOC143057360 gene encoding cyclic GMP-AMP synthase-like receptor 2, translated to MNTVRDNLSRSESGTCITSGSYGEGLEMRGSDLDLMRVSKSIKVNDDEQPDFDPSKTYLSMDTDDVKPGFTLLRLEYSRDQYILKCCEEHNGKRYFSSALYKGNILLSGDKGKQIHGPCITDRKGVVDYAFSLHCKTWISSAVNWITRSDSSWPSHNVKHSILKHGVLFVPIGVHGSPKEDLEWRVSFSVAEKLLINTFTHTQLMCYALLKIVLKDVIANDSECKDLLCSYFLKTIIFWISEELPSSVWQPNNIITCFMRCFGRLVYCVEHSVCSHYFIPENNMFENKIEGRGRDEKNI